In Alnus glutinosa chromosome 7, dhAlnGlut1.1, whole genome shotgun sequence, the sequence AAGTTTGGGTCGTTATCAGTCACCGAATTTGGATTCGGGTAACATGCACTTAGGACATGGAGTCAGGTCATtaagtatttatatttttgtatcaACCTGCTTGTTCGaataattcatttttctttaattttttttttctttgtgaatGTGTTTATCCAAATAAAATAccttattatattttcataattaaGATGGTCGTACAATtaacttatatttaaatatCTTATTATATTAAAAGAAGTAACTATCACGTTTTACTGTACAGGACGGCTGCACGtacattttttaaagaattaacCGTTGACAAACGTATGATATAAGGTAGCTGAGTGTCTTCTTTATATTGGATGTTACTTACTTATATTATCTTTCAAAATTTAACTGATGATATATACCTTTCCATCTTTAAGAagtcatttgaaatttttaaattttaaggaagaatttgataaaatgtgAAATTTCAGTGCCCACTTAAACATTTCTTCCTAATTCGGATAAGAatattacaacttttattattacAAATTAATATGGTAATACATGTGAGACTTATTACATTtttcactaaataattaaatctatCAAAATTAAGACTTAAAAATTGGGTAGCTGCATGTTGTCTATGTTATTTGACTTGAGAAACTCTATAATCTGTAGGAATAGattcataattattattattaatgtctTTGATATTCTCTTCTGATCAGTTAGCTAGGACTAGAATTTAATTATATCGGAGAATGTAATTAGGCTTTAATTATTGGTTGCTTTGTAATTAGTTTTCATCGTGACTGTCTTTCCTTCTGCTTGGTGGTTAGGTTCTAGGGTTGGTGCTCACCCCTTAGAACCCCTACCTCCTcttaattataacaaagtcttttctttttctttttttatgtgtAGTGTTTCTAAAATTTAGACCAAGGGGTAGTCTAGAGTAGCGTGTATATGATGTAAGTTAGCTTATTGAATGATTTGGATACGTgtccttttttttattggatATATATGATGGTCACATGTCATGACTTAGTACctctaaaaatttaattaagaaTGAAGGGGGTTAattggtaattttttaaactttaaggagtgattttttaaactttagagaGCCGTTTGATAAAAGGTAAAACTTCAAGGGTCACTCAAGCATTTTCCTtaagaataatgctacatactacaCATACATCTCACATTATCCTACTGAATTGATGTGGTAGTGTCTAtcaactattgatttttttattttattttttaataagggcTAATCTAATGGTTGATAAGTACTACCATTACAGCTCAATGAAATGGGGTGAGATGTGGGGTATAGTACATAGCACTACTATTTCCTAATTATGATAAAATTGTAAGAGTATTGCTAAGAGTACTACATCTTTTACTATAAATCTCTTATAAACTGATGCAATATAGTACGTGTGACACTTGTAACATTTGTCACTAAATAATGATATTTACCTATCAAATTTTATTgcttaacttttttattattaagatatAAGCTTGTAAGGATATTGTGCTAAAAAGTTGAAAACTATAAtacatttttctaattttagttaagaaacaaaaaagaagtcaACATTTTTAGCTGGGCCGGATAgagatttttaataatttttctttccgAATTACTAGTAATCTAGACAACAAATATGAGATATGTTTTATGAGATTCACATGCTCGAGTAAGTCTCGAGTAGTTGGCTGACATTTTTGGGCATGTGAATCCCACTCTAATTATCTAAACAGCAAATTGTTGGAGATCCAAATCCAGTTAGGTTCAAGAAAAATCTTGTTAAAAACTCATGCTTCATTTAATGAGCATGTTTGATAAAGAGTTTTGTTGTAAGTTTTTTGTTTGAACAATAATAAGAactaagaagtgattgatgtgaaataaagataaaatgatatttgaattttttttgcaaGAGAAAAGTGAAAGCAGTTGTATggtaataagaaaaaaagaagttgaccttttcttttggaaaaatgaaacaaagGGAGAGTTGACTTTGTTGCCAAAAAAAGGTGTTTGGTATTCGAAGTTAtctctcagttttttttttttgtttttttgaacaaatagtaagtgcTATTATAAATGTTGAAAAGCACTAAGGCTTACATCTTGAGAAATAGAGGGATAGAGGGACAAGACCCCCTACACTCTAAGCCAGAtgaatctgacttaaaaaacagctgtcTGAGCAGAAACAACAAACCTTACCATAATTACATTCGAGTCTCTCTTTCATCTATGCTCACTTTCAAATAAAAGAGGGCTGATTTAGCatctagcaaaaaaaaatttcaataaaatttgagcaataTACAGGTAGACTGTACAGGAGAAACAATGGGAGTACACAaacacaaaacagaaaaaacccaaaaaacaagcTATCAGCAATGGATTTCATTGGAGATGGCGGCGCGTGGAGGACACGCAACGTCACCGGTACCACCCAGCCATAAATCGGTCACCGTAGACCCCATCCAACATCGTGTACGGCCAGAAAAGGGGAAGCGTGGCCGTCACGAGCGCTAAAGAGCGAAAGGCTCTCTGGTGCATGCAGGCCACGCTTCGAACACCGACGACCGACGTGGCCTGTGCTTCCAGCGCCTGGACCAGACGACGACGGGGAACGCGGCTGAGGGGCGTGTCTTGAAAAAAGCAACGGAGTTGTGTAGATCTGGATCCAAAGTTTAAGacgaaaatttgaaaaaaaaaaaatggccaaaCAACCACAGTTAAACGACATAATCACTGCCACACCTCCAAGCTGGAACACCTAAATTTGAGCCTTcctacaaaaatacaaaagaaagagaaagaaaaaacacaaatacaagCCATCATAGCCTAACAAGGCTAGGAGAAAGACAGTCACCACCATATCTACCGAGGGGAACAAAAGTTTCATAGCTTTAATGGTTGAAAGAAATCTAAAATCTACcgataaaaattcaaagaaaaaacaaaacaccttAGTTCTTTTGGATGAGTCCTTctacacatgcacccctcatcccCTTGTCACctctttataataaaaaatatcagagacaactttttaataaaaattaatttttttaagaaaaagagggTGAGAAGGGATGAAAGACTCATCTCTTCTAACATTTTCCCTCTTGGATGAAGAGATAAGACAAGAGCCGGAGGAGAGAGGGACAGCAACAAGAAGCTCTCCAATTACAGAAACTCTCTCACTCTCGCCCAGAGAGAAAGACGTCAAGAAATgtcatatatataaagttatCTCTGGTTTAGTACGTTGGTAGCTAGGATAGCAATAAATTTTACCTATTGTCAGTTCCTTCCGCTACTTTCCTTTAGTCCAGattcccttttttctttagattCTCTCGCCAGCCAAACATAATACGATCGAATATGTATACgtgtatatttaaaataatttgtgaGTATCCTCGATCAAGCATACAGCATTCGGCTCAATAttctttccttaaattttagtttaggatgaattttgatttttattatttaaaaatattcacCCCTATTTCTCAtctccatttttaatttttcaataagacacCAATAAACCGATGATTCTCAGTTTCAATCCGACCTGGTCAAACACCTGGCCATATATAGTAGGAGcttgagatgatttattttctttaattaaaatatatatatatatatatatagtgggagcttgagatgatttattttctttaattaattataaaaacagCCTATAAATGGTAGGAGTAGCCTAGTAGGCTATTAGCTTAGAAGATACCAAACAAAGGTTTTGAAGTCATGGAGTGGCCCCTTGTTTGCTTTATCATCTTCTTCTTACCAGCTCTACTCGTCTTCCTCCGCCGAAGAAAGTCCAGCCTTAACCGCCGGCTTCCTCCAGGGCCACCGGGATGGCCAATATTCGGCAACATGTTCGATCTTGGAGCAATGCCACACCGCACCCTGGCGGGCCTAAGGCACAAGTACGGCGGCGTTATATGGCTAAGATTTGGGGCCAGAAACTCCATGGCAATCCTCTCGGTGAAAGCAGCCACCGAGTTCTTCAAGCACCACGACCTCTCTTTCGCCGAGCGCACCGTCACCGAGACCATGCGCGCCCACGACTACCACCAGGGCTCCTTAGCGCTCGCACCTTACGGTTCCTATTGGCGCGTGCTCAGGCGCCTTGTAACGGTCGACATGTTAGTCGCCAAGCGAGTGAACGACTCGGCGGACATACGTAGGAGATGCGTGGACAACATGTTGTTGTGGATCGAGGAAGAGGCGAGGAAACTTGACGCGCCCTCGCGTGGAGTTCACGTGGCAAGGTTCGTATTCCTCATGACGTTCAATCTGCTCGGGAACCTCATGCTTTCACGTGACTTGGGGGATCCACAGTCGAAGGAGGGGTCGGAGTTTTTTACGGCGATGATGGGGCTGATGGAGTGGTCTGGGCATGCGAACATGGCGGACTTTTTTCCATGGCTGCGGTGGCTGGACCCGCAGGGGCTGAGGAGGAACATGGAGAGGGATCTTGGGAAAGCTATGGAGATTGCATCCAAGTTTGTGAAGGAACGGATTAAGGATAGGCAGGCCGGAGGAGAGAAGAGGAAGGACTTCTTGGATGTGTTGCTTGAGTTTGAAGGCAATGGAAAAGATGAGCCGACCAAAATTTCTGACAGAGacgtaaatatttttatattggtaAGTAAAACAAACTCTCCACTAGATGGCCACAGCGTTTCCAATTAATTTTCCTGTGAAATTGACTAATTGAGTAAGACAAATGccagaaatcaattttttattttttattttttatttttttgaatagaaatttttattttattttaacataatGGGTTGATTTCAGGCTAGGGGGCGGAACCAGCCATTTGAGAGTggggaaaatttaaaaaaaataataaaagacaaaacgatgagaagagaaaatgaagaacatgaaaaaaaaaaaaaaaaaaaaaaggaaatatagaAAGATATTGAGATTAAGGTGATTCGACTTATAGTCTACATTCACACGTTAAAGTCTTATATGCTACATCTTTTCTTGATATTTGATTTGAGTACAATGTTTTATTTATAGAGCCTTTatatgtgatttgaataatttcaaatataaacatatatcTTGGATTAGGGGTTAACGAATCCCTTAATctatgataatcaaatcatttaaatcccttaatttaTGAGATACAAATcaatatttatctcaaaaaatttctattctttaacatatttcataaaataaataaatatttttcttttaaaaaaaaaaacataaaatttagggacaattttaaaattttggggggATAGAAACCCCCAAAGCAATACATATATAGTTTCGCTCCTGATTGATTTGGACCGATCGATATATTAgcattgtgaaataattatagaataaaaatatggtatatattaCTACGCTGTAAAATtagcaacatatatatatatatatatatatatatatatatatatatatatatatatatatatatatatatatatatatatattttttttttttttcttttggcaacATGAGGAATGTTAGAGCTCATTTTAGAGTCTTTTTAGAGTTCTTCTATGCTAACATGACCCTatgtatattttaataaaaacatgagaGATAAATTAAGcagtagtttttctttattaaaaacaggGTGTCATGTTAGCATAAAAGGACTCTAGACAAACACTAACttgacaacatatatatatatatatacaattagaTTTATGATTTCTCCATTTCTCTTGTAATAGATAGCTAGAGAGGATCCTGGTCGACTATGTTATTGCTGCTAGATTGGgacaaattataaaaattcataaCAGTTCATTTTTCATGACTTAAGGGAACTATTTTGGAGTCGATCTCAATTTAACTGGGAttaagttttagtttaattGAAATTACTGAAGGTTCTtccttgttcaaaaaaaattaaaatcattgtTTAGATGAAGAAGGCAAATGCTAATgacaaaattttcttctaaaCTACTTGGGAAGAATTCCTTTCGATctaatctattaaactgacatgtaTTCAAAATACACGTGATTCATACGTGCATTTTTAATTCTCACGGGCATTTTTAAGAGTTGGAATGAATGTTCAGTAAGCAACAATAGTTGTATGTCTGATGCAGGAAATGTTCTTGGCTGGTTCAGAAACAACAAGCAGCACTATTGAGTGGGCATTGACAGAGCTCCTATGCAATCCCGAGTCGATGGTGAAGGTCAAAACCGAGCTCGCGCGAGTAGTCGGACAAAAGCAAAAGGTTGAAGAGAGCGACATTGACAGCCTCCCATACTTGCAGGCAGTAATCAAGGAAACACTGCGATTACATCCTCCAATTCCATTCCTAGTCCCACGAAGGGCAATGGAAGACACCAATTTCATGGGATTTCACATACCCAAAAACACACAGGTTCTTGTGAATGCTTGGGCAATTGGAAGAGACCCAGATGTCTGGGAAGACCCTTTGTCTTTTAAGCCCGACAGGTTTATAGACACAAACGTTGAGTATAAGGGGCAACATTATGAGCTGATCCCATTTGGGGCTGGGAGAAGAATGTGTGCAGGCGTGCCTTTGGCTCATAGAGTTCTTCACCTTATTTTGGGCTCTTTGCTTCACAAATTTGATTGGGAACTCGATGGTAGTGTGACTCGGGAGACGATGGACATGAAGGACAACTTGGGTGTAACAGTGCGGAAGTCAGAACCATTGCTGGCAGTGCCTAAAAAATGTATTGTATTAGACTCGGAAGAATGAGAACCACTTTGTTTCTAAACAAAGTTGTTTGTCTGTAATCAAGATTTGATCTGATTACCTTTTCTATCATGTCTCACCCaccatatttttcttataaatacaTGAGAAATATTTAGTTTTATTCTCGCATACAAGAGAATTGCACATTTCTCTAAATAAattgttaataaaattatataacgTAGTTTTATCGGGCTCTTCCTAGTTGTTGACTTGGGCCTTAAGAATGAATTGCCTATATTCCtgtgctcctttttttttcttttttgtctttgcttttgcttttcttccatatcttattttattttattatttaatatgatatcatgACAAAGATAATGAGTTCGAATATTATCTTTATAATTCaccttttatttcaattaaatactcttAATGTTGGGCTTCACTTATTGAGCTTACATGGAGAGGAACATGTTAAAATAgtaactaaatgattaaatttactattttcaaTCGTTTTAAGCTTTtcaaataaatgatgatttaacatgatatcaaatcCACTTCTTACGGCCTTTAGCTACTCCTCACGCTTCCTTGCAAGAGAATCAAATCATTGCGTTGGTCGGTGTTTCCTTAGCTCATACAGTACTCTAACAATCTCCTTGATACCTACCTTGCTTGTACTAGGCGAACGGAGTTCCTTTACAAACGCACGCGCCTTCTCCTACCGTTGTCAGTCCTTCCCAAGCCTTCACCGAATGTATCTTTGAAAAACCAATACCAAAAAAAGGGTTCACAATTAGCTGATCGATTAACCTATGAAAATTTTAACTAGAATGGCCTCCCCACACGTCCTCACGCACTGCCATGTGTCTTTGTGATCTCGTCCCGTGCTAGAAGGCTTCCTCACATGCTCCATCTCTCCCCACACGCCACCGTGTATTTTTGTCCACATGCTTTCATGCGCCACACGTGCCATTGCTTatgcttcacacacacacacacgcacttCACACGGGTTTATCGGATCCGATGACCCGATCCGACACAAATAGCCCACTCGGCCCAGCCTACTAATCCAGATTCGCTCTGCCCAGCTAGGTGAAGTCATGGGCCATTGCTAGGTGAAGTCACAGGCTATCTGGGAATTCAAGTATTCCAATTTTTTGAATTAGAAGAGCCAttcttttcctcttcctttttgCCCCCAGAAGAACCCATAATTGATAACATGGAAATCGTGACAACAATTTTATGCCACTCGCTCAGTTTGTCGTTATCATGATGAGCAAATATTGCCGTCCAGCAAAGTAGGAGTATTTTGATTTGTGATGCATTCGGAATCAGAGTGAATATGTCAATTCTTCATTCAAAGACAAGCTACAAGCAGCAATGTATATGGTCCACGGCATAGCTGGACCTCAGTACAGAGTCAGTGAGAAAGGTTAGAGAAGAGCTTGATCAGACAGTAATTATGAGAGGAGAAGCTGCCAGCCACACGGTTATATCCTGCTTTTCTATCGCTGCTTCCACAAATCGCAATATAAGCCGGATCCCAATTCCTGGAATTCCCTCCCTGAAATTTGggcaaaaaatgaaagagagaatCCCGGGAATGAGCTGCCTGGACAGGTCTCAGGCAGCCCGAGGTGTGAGGCCCACCTGCTCAGCACCTTGGACCCTCTCATTCCCTGAAATTTAGGCAAAAAATTCCGGGGAATCCCAATCTTTAAACGACAACAACTCCACGGGGAAGCGAATCCCCAGACCAGAAACACACCAGTTCAGGAACACATAATCATTTGGAAAGGACCTGAATTCTAGGGACGAACCATTGCCTTTCGTCAATCAGATCTGGGGAACACCAATCAGGGCCGCAGGTTGAGTTGATCTATGGCTTCACAAATCACAAGGTTTTGGAAAACAGCACGTCAGGCAACGTAAGGCTGTGCAGCCACATCAAATCCAAAATGAGGGCTAGCAACACAAGAGAGAGATAAGGAAAAGAGAAGATGATGTGTTGAAATTACTCATATGTTAAAACAGTGATTTAAATATGCCTTCCATGAGAGCACAGGGAGCTTCATGTTACAATATGAAATATGCTATACATGAAATGGCAAATTCTTCCACTgcagaaacaaataaaagaatctCCAAATGGACCAAATCCCTGCAAAAAGTTAACTGGAAGGCTGGAAGCTCAGAACAATACCTTAATAATTGAAGGAATGCCTTCCATGTTCTGAACCCAATCCCATTTGATAGGAACATTTCTCTATATTGATAATGTACATTTTACGACACCTAGGAGAAATCTCTCGtaatttataaaacatcatCAGCATTCAGCAATGCCATCCCTATTGAACATATAATCATTACAAACTCTGCTGCCATCAGGCTCCTGAAAATCTTTCTCAAGACGATGTCCACCGGTTCTGCAGATATAGTTCAGACCTACGAGAAGCTCGGTAATTGCCGCTTCagtttttggttgatttgcaaAGTAAAGGGTCTGGACCAGCAGCACATTTGTTCCAGAAACTGCATCCTGCTTCTCAAAATTCCGGTCAGAATGCCACCTTACCATGTTTAGAGCAAGTGGACACAGCCATTCCAATATCTGCCCAAGCGCCTGATGCCACTCTGCTACTAGGGCAGCATTGTAGACAGATGAAGCCATGTTTCTGGCATATGACTTTAGCCGCGCCCTCAGAGCAGTTCTTATAGTTGTGGGTAACATATTGTACAGGACATCTCTCTTGTCAAGGCCAATTAAGTGAGGTGATGAAGCCAGATCCTCAATCAATAAAATCACATTTGCGTAATGGAGAGCTAAAGCAGCATCACCAAGAGTGAATGGGGGTGCAGTCAACAACCTAAACTTATTGAAGAACAACAATTTAGAATAGATCCTGTCACTGCAAGATAAAGATTCAATATTTGTGTTATTGGTTTTGTCAATACTTTTCATACGAACACCAGTCAACCTCATAGAACTACTGCCTGTTGGCTTACAGCTCAGCATAACAGGAGATTCGCTTGCAGCATTCATGCACCACCCTTTGAAAGATCCGACATGAGCTGATTGATTTGCTTCCACTTTTAGGTGGTTTCCATGTATGGTCGATGACATATGACGTTCATGTCGCTGCTTCTCCTTTCGCCGACTCATGTCACCATTTCCTCGCATTGAAACCGACTTCTCGATAGGTCCTGAATAGAACCCAGGTAGATTATTCTCAGATGGATAAACAGAAGAATGCAGAAGAGCAGAAAAGGAATGGCTACGAGGAAAACATTCAATATTCATAAGCTGAGAATCAATCATTCGCTCTACAGAAGGCAATTGATAAGTTCCAAAGACATGCTTCATCCTCTCTAGTATTGTAAAAAGTGATCGCACCAGAAGCCGGACAACATAATCATAAGTTCTATTCCATGGGGACATCTCTCTCAGATTTCTCACTTCCTGACGCTGCCAGATTACCTTCTTCTGAAACTCAAGCACTTTTACCCGGTTTAACTCAGTATTTTGCATTCTCCTAAGAGTTTGTTCAAGCTCAGCCAGCACTTCCAGCTCTTGTGAAAATTGTGTCATAGAGGCAACAAATCTctccattttcttcatcttccgCTCCATCTTCTTCCATCTATATTCCCACCCAGCCCATTGAAAGCCATTCTGAATAGGGTCATTAACAAATTGTTCAAAACGGTGATACAAAGGGTCTTTGCACCGCTTCCCAAGCCTGGCCACAGACCTCGCCAGAAATACGAAATTCTCAACTATTTCATTCAAGGCAAGTTCCATCAGATAATCATCATCCTCGGATACAAGCTTCTTAAGCCCGATCGAATTCACAATCTCTTTCCTCAACCTAGGAAACTCCTTATCACTCAAGCATTGCCATAAATTAACCACCTTCAACATCAAGCTAGCAACTTCAAACGCCAAAATTTCAACCACCCCCTTGTCAGCGTCTGACACACCCTTCCATGGAATCCACTTCATACTACCAAACCACGACTCAGCCCCACTCTCACCCCCCATCAGAATGCATACACCTCAAACCTAACCAATCCAAAAGTTCAAAAAGATACCTCAATTCCTGTAAATCaagcacataaaaaaaaaaattagaaagtcaAAATGTTAGGATTTAGGAATTTATGCTAAAGTGAGAAAGTCAATTGCATCTAGGATCAGAAAGGAGAATGTAAAGTGAGAAAATTTATGCTAAACTGACCCAATACTCAGCAGCataatttaatacaaaaactaaaaatgagCGCCGAGAAAAAACCCATTATGCTAAACATAACCCTCGTTTGGTTTCCCAGAAAACAGATGAAAAAGAAGACGAAATTATCTAACCCAGTTGAGTTAAGCTCACTTAGATGCTTAGGTCCCATACATTTCAAATAcccaaatttcatttattttcttggtaatCTTGATACATATTCTCAGCTAACAAACGAATCACCACGCCAAATCTCAGTCAAAATCACCTATTTTTAAAACCCACGAAGAATAACAAAATACAAGTGAAGTCAAAGCACCATGTGTGAGTGAGACAAAGAGTAACTTACCGTTGAGATGAAAGAACACTGAGATGTGCGTACAAACAACTATCTGAAGCGACATTGacatcaagaagaaaaaaaagaagaagagggtggGGGCAGGTGGGAGCGCAGATTTGTTATACGGATAAAGGATAGCAAAAGGACAAGTCATGGAGTGTAGAAAATCTGTCAAACCGAGGTAAGGAGATCGGATTATTTCGGGTTTATGCTTTCGCATATTACGGTGATTATAATACTAGCGCAGAATTGTCGTTTCGGGTCGATCGGCTTTGTAGTTTTGTGTTGTAAAAGTTGCAGCCTTTGCTTATCCGGGTCGATCGGCTTTGTAGTCTTGTGTTGTAAAAGTTGCAACCTTTGTTTATCCGGGTCGTTTGGCTTTGTCGTTTCGGGTCGATCGcaaatttcttcttttatttttgtttttccttttttttgccCCCTCTAATTTGATTACTCACTTTTTCATAACACATACatctcattatttattttagctattaattttcactattttatttaaatattttttttcttttttaaagtactTATATTTCAAAGTCACTTGCATATCCATCAGGAGttatttcttcttcaaatcttttAACGTTTGGTAAGTATCGTAGCAACTCACAAATTTTCACCCAGATTTACATTATGATtagccaaaataatatttggcTAACcggatgtgaatgctcttatCCAGTGTTTAGTACTTTTGTTTTGGTGGcttgaattttcttttgaataCGGTTAAacgtattataattttttatagatTGACGTAAAAGTTCTCATTATCATATTAGTcgttaaataattaattttaattgtaGTTAATATAATAGTGTCGAGTAAATTATGACATTAGTTTATAAGTTTATTTGTAACTTATTATatcaa encodes:
- the LOC133874346 gene encoding protein PSK SIMULATOR 1-like, with the translated sequence MGGESGAESWFGSMKWIPWKGVSDADKGVVEILAFEVASLMLKVVNLWQCLSDKEFPRLRKEIVNSIGLKKLVSEDDDYLMELALNEIVENFVFLARSVARLGKRCKDPLYHRFEQFVNDPIQNGFQWAGWEYRWKKMERKMKKMERFVASMTQFSQELEVLAELEQTLRRMQNTELNRVKVLEFQKKVIWQRQEVRNLREMSPWNRTYDYVVRLLVRSLFTILERMKHVFGTYQLPSVERMIDSQLMNIECFPRSHSFSALLHSSVYPSENNLPGFYSGPIEKSVSMRGNGDMSRRKEKQRHERHMSSTIHGNHLKVEANQSAHVGSFKGWCMNAASESPVMLSCKPTGSSSMRLTGVRMKSIDKTNNTNIESLSCSDRIYSKLLFFNKFRLLTAPPFTLGDAALALHYANVILLIEDLASSPHLIGLDKRDVLYNMLPTTIRTALRARLKSYARNMASSVYNAALVAEWHQALGQILEWLCPLALNMVRWHSDRNFEKQDAVSGTNVLLVQTLYFANQPKTEAAITELLVGLNYICRTGGHRLEKDFQEPDGSRVCNDYMFNRDGIAEC
- the LOC133874027 gene encoding cytochrome P450 76A2-like; its protein translation is MEWPLVCFIIFFLPALLVFLRRRKSSLNRRLPPGPPGWPIFGNMFDLGAMPHRTLAGLRHKYGGVIWLRFGARNSMAILSVKAATEFFKHHDLSFAERTVTETMRAHDYHQGSLALAPYGSYWRVLRRLVTVDMLVAKRVNDSADIRRRCVDNMLLWIEEEARKLDAPSRGVHVARFVFLMTFNLLGNLMLSRDLGDPQSKEGSEFFTAMMGLMEWSGHANMADFFPWLRWLDPQGLRRNMERDLGKAMEIASKFVKERIKDRQAGGEKRKDFLDVLLEFEGNGKDEPTKISDRDVNIFILEMFLAGSETTSSTIEWALTELLCNPESMVKVKTELARVVGQKQKVEESDIDSLPYLQAVIKETLRLHPPIPFLVPRRAMEDTNFMGFHIPKNTQVLVNAWAIGRDPDVWEDPLSFKPDRFIDTNVEYKGQHYELIPFGAGRRMCAGVPLAHRVLHLILGSLLHKFDWELDGSVTRETMDMKDNLGVTVRKSEPLLAVPKKCIVLDSEE